CAACGTCGACTGGTGTCACTGACCGATGACCTGATCAGCCAGGAGACTGACGCCACGATTGAACTGGATCGATCTGAATTCCGGCGGCAGCTCAGCCAGGCGATACAACGACTCTCGAGACAGGAACGGATTGCGCTTGAGGAAGTGATCCTCAAAGGGCAAAGCTTGAGAGATGTTGGCAATCAAACTGGCGTCAGCGCCATGACCATTCAACGTCGAGTGAAGCATGGTCTTGCCCAGATGCGTCAACAACTCACAGATCAGTTGGAACCGGCCTGATCTCGTTCGATCTGCTGCTCAAGTGTGCTGATTGCTGCTGTCACAGCTGCAATTTGACGCTCAAGTCCGTCCCGCCAGAAGCGCATCATGCGCAATTTGCGTTCTTGGTGATGACGCTGCCAGTCGCCATCAGCGCAGGGTGAGCAGCCAAAAGGAGGAAACATCCGGAGGGTTGTTAACTCCATCCATCCTGGCGAGAACGGCACCCTCACTGCGTCATCGGGATTACTTGGCGGTTTTTTCTCTGGCGATTAGGTTTGGAACTTGGGCCCCTCCAAGGCCACCAATCACCAGTCGCAAGTGTCTCATCGAATCCCACTACTGGTCTTGATTGGCGTCTCGGCTGGGATGGCCGCGAGCGAACTTGCTCGGCCTGTTGAGGCCTATGTGCCATTGATGGCTGGTCAACGAGCAAGACCTCTACATGGCAGCTTCAACAATGTGCCGGTTCTTCACTCCAATCAGCCGGAGATTGTCAAAGGGCCAGGAATTCTTGTAAATACCTTGCCTGGCAGTTCAATTGCTGCTGAAACCAACCAACCGCTGAAGAACTCAACATTCACATTCAATGGTGAATTTGGGGTTCATATGCATCACAAATATTACCCACAGGATTCCAGCAAACTGGGAGGACGCAGAGCCCGAGGCCTGTTGACTGTTGCTGCCATTGCCATTAACCCTGGCACAACACCCGTTACTTTGCGATTCAAAAAGGGTTCTGTCAAAAATAGTTTTGAAGCTCCATATCACCCCAATAAATTGATGGGAGTGAAGCCGTTAGGCCCCAGACCTTGGAACACGGGGCCTGGAGATGCGACGGCAGTTCAGATTCTTCGTGGCGAACTGGATCGCAATCTTTCCAGAGAAGTTGTGATTCCGCCGAACAGTCGCAAAGTGATTGTGAGCACGGTTCTGCCCGCTCGCGGAATCATGAATGGACTTCTGCGTGGCAGCAGCAACGGCCCCTTCCAAATGGCTGTAATTGCAGCTGAAGGAACCCAGGATGAACATGCACTGATTGCTGTGCTTGACCGTGGACGACTTGCGCCAGGAAGAATTTATCTCAATCGTATTCGTGAGATTCAGTCAGGACAAGTGTTCTCCCGAGTTGCAGGAGTTGCACTTGGCGATGAGTATAAAGCTTCCATTCAGCACGACCTCTCTCAAGGCTCATTGCATGTGCCTTTGACCAGCACACGAAAGCATCATTTCGGGACTCGAGATATTCAGGTCAATAAACTCAGTACCCGCATGGTGGATTCAGCTGTCAATAATGTTGGCACTTACGGAGTCCGTTTTGATGTTGATCTGAATCTTGCCGGCGAGGGTGCTCATGAGCTTGTTCTCAGTCATCCTGTTGCCTCGGGTCGCTCTCCATTTACAGCCTTCCGTGGATCAATTGGCATCAAGACTCAACGGGGATATCAAGAAGTCCATGTTGGGATGCGCTCCGGACAGAGTCTTTCCATTGCCGATCTAGATCTCAAGCGTGGATCCAACAACCCTGTCACGGTGAGTGTCGTCTACCCCGCCGATGCCACGCCGGGTCACTTGCTCAGCGTGGTTCCAGTGACGCAGTTGGCCATGTTGCGTGAGCGTCAACAAATGTTGAAAGCGGCACGCAAGGCGCAGGCCGAAGCCAAGGCGCGCAAGGTCAAACCAGAAGTGGCTCCACCTGCTGTCAATGCGCAACCTGCACCTGAAGTGATGCCTGCTACGCCCGTTGCACAGCCCACTCCGCAGCCTGTCAGAACCGTTGCGACTCCACCACCGCCTCTACCCGTGGCTCCCAGGGGTGGCACCAGTGTCATGACTCCTGCAATGATCATGCCGACAAGAGTCAACAGCAGCCTCGAGCAGCGTTACCGTGACGCCATCCGTGCCCAACAGGACTGGTTGCGTCGTCTGCAGGGTCGATAATTAAACCTGCTTGACGGTCAGCAAGTCAGATCCTTATGAGCGGCAAGCGCATCAGCCTGGAATTACCCGAGGAGCTCGTCGACCAGATTGATCAGCTTCGCAAAGATTGGAAGACTCGTTCCAGGGGGGAATGTCTTCAACGGTTGCTTGAGGAAATCTTTCAGCCCGATCTTGATCAGAATGAGTCGCCCGGTTCACTGATTGATCCACCGATTGATCTGTCTTCCGAGGGCACGGCGGAGCAAGCTGATTCTGAAGCTGCGGATGGTTCCAAGGCTTTGCTTGCTCCACAACCGATCCAACAGCCTCAGTACGACGAGGATCGCGCCATCGTTTTAGTTGGTTCATCTGGGGGATTAGAGACGACAGGTCAGGACGATGACCGTCCCGCACCTACACGACCAACGACACGCAGTGCATCCCCTACGGGGGTTGGTATTGATCTGCCTGGTTTCGTTCGCAAGCGCAGCACTGCGATTCGCGAAAGCCTCACGCCACAGAATCAACCCAGCACCGAGATTCCCGTTGTTCCGGTGATCAGTGATCAGCAGATCAAGGATTGGTTTGAAGTAGCTCTCAACCATTGGCTCAATCTGTATGGTTCCAACCCTGGCCCCACCGTGATGGAGGCCGTGATGTTGTGGATGGCTCGTGATATCTGGCCCCATATCGATGGATCCGAGGGGCGCACATTCACTTGGAGTCAGGTCAATCACTCCATGACCGAATTCTGCAAAAGCTGGATGGTTCCTTCTCCTCGCTTTGAGCAGGTGATCGTTGCTGCCGCGGTTCTTGAGGATCCCTTTGCCAGCGCTTCAGTGCCAGACCGAATCCCAACGCTGATTCGTCGTTTCGTGAGCCGCTTCAAGCGCAGCCGCAAGGTCACATCCTTCGAAACGCTTGAGTCCACGATGACTCTGCATGGTGCGCTGAAACAACTTGAGTTGCCCACGCAGGCTGGCCAATCGTTGACATTGCGCTCGATCCGCGACGCCTACAAGCGCAAAGCCGTTGAGGTTCACCCTGACTCGGGAGGTTCAACCGATGCCATGCGCCGACTGAACGAGGCTTATCAGATGCTGAAAGAGCTTTATCGCCAGAAAGAATTGTCTCACTAGTCTTCTTTAAGCCTCTATCCTGGACTCATCTCGGTTCTTATTTGAGTCTTCCAAGAGATCTCTCCTTCTGTTGATTCAATCCCTCAGGCTCCCGGCTATTGAGATTCGATCGTTTCTATCAAGATCTCATTTTTTGATTGTTTTATTTGCGGCATGTATGTCTTTGCAGGTGTACCTGACGCGTTGGCTTTTGATTGAGCATCACAAATTTCACCATCTTGAGATGGATCAGTGGCTGTCCAACGAGCCAATGAGCCTGTCCAGCGGTATGGCCGGAGGCCCATAAACCTAGTAATAAAAGCCTTTTCCCGCTTTGCGTCTCTGCTGTTGACACAGTGACGCAACTTTGTTGGACACAACGAGGAGGTCGAAGCTGGTGCGATCTGATCAAATTGATCGGCGTGTTCAGTTCAGAAGAATGGGCCTGGCACCAAAAAGCCAGATAATCCCTTCATTCTCAATCAAGACGCAGTTAAGACTCGCAGCGAGTCTTAGTTGGGACATTTAAACACTTTTGGGAGCGTTGAGCTACCCCGAGAGATGGTGAAAGAAAAGAATTACTCGTCTCAGCCGAGACACAAAAGAGGTCTTTCTAAGAATCTTGACTGAGATGGGTGAGGCTAGGAAAGATGGGATTTAAATGAGCAGATGTTGATTCAGCCGATCGATCAGGTGCTGGTTTGCATCCCCTTGATCAGGTAATCGAAATAAGGACCTGCGATTTTTTGTTGCTCTTCCGAAAGAAGCACCAGGGAGGCCTCCCTCATGCAACGCATGGCATCCACCATCCCAGGCATGGGAACACCGAGGCTGTTGTACATCTCTCGGGCGCCGATCAAGCCGATCTGCTCAATCATGTCGGTGCTGCCCGCAAGCACTCCATAGGTGACCAGCCTCAAATACCAGCTGTAATCACGCAGGCACTGGGCCCTTTGCTTCTGGCCATAGGCATTGCCGCCAGGAGCGACATATTCCGGTCGTAAGCCAAACAGCTGGCGTGCTGACTCATCGACAATCTTCTTTTCACTGTCGGTGAGGATCCTGACCACAGCCAGACGAACAGCACCCTGGCTGAGGTAATCAACCATCGAGCGAAGTTCACCACTGCTCGGGTAACGCAGATCGTCATCCGCCTGGAGGATCAGATCCCTTACAACGCTCATGACGGCTGGCATGCTGGAAACAGTTTAAGGGGCATGAACCCCAGCCATGGGTTGGAGCTGAGGGGTGTTACGCCATTGCAATGACAGCGATGAATGAAACGCCGCATCCAGGACTGACCATCGATGTTGTTGGAGAGGATCTCGACCAGCAGGGACGTGGTCTGGCGCGTTGGAATGGTTGGGTCATCACGGTGCCTGAGCTGCTGCCTGGAGAAGAGGCCAAAGTCAAAGTTCAGCAGCGTCAGCGGCGGATGTGGCTGGCCCGAAGGGTGGAGATCATCTCCGCATCTCCCCATGCCCGCCGACCACCGTGCATTCTTGCTCGCGACTGCGGTGGTTGTTCGTTGCAGCATCTTTCGGTGGAGGCTCAAAACAACTGGAAACAGGAGCGATTGACCAATACGCTCACTCGCATCGGCCAGCTGGATCCGGATGTGAACGCCCTGGTGAGTCCAGACCAGGAATCACTGGGCTACAGAAACCGGGCCTTGATCCCAGTCCGTCGCGATGGACTGAAGGTGCGCCTCG
This genomic window from Synechococcus sp. MIT S9220 contains:
- a CDS encoding molecular chaperone DnaJ, with product MSGKRISLELPEELVDQIDQLRKDWKTRSRGECLQRLLEEIFQPDLDQNESPGSLIDPPIDLSSEGTAEQADSEAADGSKALLAPQPIQQPQYDEDRAIVLVGSSGGLETTGQDDDRPAPTRPTTRSASPTGVGIDLPGFVRKRSTAIRESLTPQNQPSTEIPVVPVISDQQIKDWFEVALNHWLNLYGSNPGPTVMEAVMLWMARDIWPHIDGSEGRTFTWSQVNHSMTEFCKSWMVPSPRFEQVIVAAAVLEDPFASASVPDRIPTLIRRFVSRFKRSRKVTSFETLESTMTLHGALKQLELPTQAGQSLTLRSIRDAYKRKAVEVHPDSGGSTDAMRRLNEAYQMLKELYRQKELSH
- a CDS encoding allophycocyanin subunit alpha-B, with amino-acid sequence MSVVRDLILQADDDLRYPSSGELRSMVDYLSQGAVRLAVVRILTDSEKKIVDESARQLFGLRPEYVAPGGNAYGQKQRAQCLRDYSWYLRLVTYGVLAGSTDMIEQIGLIGAREMYNSLGVPMPGMVDAMRCMREASLVLLSEEQQKIAGPYFDYLIKGMQTST
- a CDS encoding DUF3370 family protein, translated to MAASELARPVEAYVPLMAGQRARPLHGSFNNVPVLHSNQPEIVKGPGILVNTLPGSSIAAETNQPLKNSTFTFNGEFGVHMHHKYYPQDSSKLGGRRARGLLTVAAIAINPGTTPVTLRFKKGSVKNSFEAPYHPNKLMGVKPLGPRPWNTGPGDATAVQILRGELDRNLSREVVIPPNSRKVIVSTVLPARGIMNGLLRGSSNGPFQMAVIAAEGTQDEHALIAVLDRGRLAPGRIYLNRIREIQSGQVFSRVAGVALGDEYKASIQHDLSQGSLHVPLTSTRKHHFGTRDIQVNKLSTRMVDSAVNNVGTYGVRFDVDLNLAGEGAHELVLSHPVASGRSPFTAFRGSIGIKTQRGYQEVHVGMRSGQSLSIADLDLKRGSNNPVTVSVVYPADATPGHLLSVVPVTQLAMLRERQQMLKAARKAQAEAKARKVKPEVAPPAVNAQPAPEVMPATPVAQPTPQPVRTVATPPPPLPVAPRGGTSVMTPAMIMPTRVNSSLEQRYRDAIRAQQDWLRRLQGR